One genomic region from Yarrowia lipolytica chromosome 1C, complete sequence encodes:
- a CDS encoding uncharacterized protein (Truncated form of YALI0C15400g, similar to Saccharomyces cerevisiae YPL184C; ancestral locus Anc_6.183, similar to ca|IPF9132 Candida albicans): MYPTFDYPHDSFGHMGYIMPHQPHQAHQQNGTANGSGGVSDDQGQPSRTVYLGNVPTECTPEELLNHVRSGMVENVRMLPEKTCAFVSFYDQNSAAHFHSDAILKKLTIHGQDIKIGWGKPTTVHPSIAIAVSQEGASRNVYLGNLPDEMDQAALRDELAKFGPIDTVKLISDRKYGFVHFLSISTAVKVVQQLKADPIWSQRKVHYGKDRCAYVSKTQQQNAAQYLGLAPGYEQMAAATDRDALTNVLSQQSAAANAVAAAAGGAGNAGNRTVYLGNVHPETSTEEICNVVRGGLLHHIRYIPERHICFVTFVDPTAAAQFFALSNLQGLTIHNKRLKIGWGKHSGPLPTPIALAVTAGASRNVYIGDIDDNWPESKLRADFSEFGDIEQINFLKEKSCAFVNFTNLANAIKAIEGIKQKSEYQQFKINFGKDRCGNPPRMYPQQQQNQAHHQQGHKHRQSLSRSRSDRGSSEEYESQPQQGPQLNQSQSQQQPSQHTQQQQQQQPQQHLGQQTQHTQQQAQQAQQQAQHNQHHQRHQSQPQQHYQYDYQHVLDNTGLYPVQNPFGMSFQVPAPHTPGNQALAQYLAKAQMDHYAAYSGTLVGLNGSGDSGEDDTVSDDGNGSRQYNHQPPPFHYTPGAGRHHTRKFASIYEENSVNPSTTSVLSEEPAGDDHSVTADTTPLTSRDNLKDLTQSLAEIDIDNNKDTKNKDAKPVLGLAITSG; this comes from the coding sequence ATGTACCCTACTTTCGACTACCCTCACGACAGCTTCGGTCATATGGGCTATATTATGCCTCACCAACCccaccaagctcatcaacaaaACGGTACCGCCAACGGCTCCGGTGGCGTTTCTGACGACCAAGGCCAGCCCTCTCGAACTGTGTACCTTGGAAATGTGCCTACCGAGTGCACTCCTGAAGAGCTTTTGAATCATGTACGATCCGGCATGGTAGAAAATGTTCGCATGCTACCAGAGAAGACATGTGCCTTTGTTTCCTTTTACGACCAAAACTCAGCTGCACATTTCCACTCGGACGCGATTTTGAAGAAGCTCACCATCCATGGCCAGGATATTAAGATTGGCTGGGGCAAGCCTACAACGGTTCACCCCTCCATCGCAATTGCTGTCTCGCAGGAGGGAGCCTCTCGAAACGTCTACCTTGGAAACCTCCCTGACGAAATGGACCAAGCCGCCCTCCGTGATGAGCTTGCCAAATTCGGCCCTATCGACACTGTGAAGCTTATTAGCGATCGGAAATACGGCTTTGTGCACTTTTTGTCCATCTCCACTGCTGTCAAGGTCGTGCAACAACTAAAAGCTGATCCGATTTGGTCTCAACGGAAGGTGCATTACGGCAAGGATCGGTGTGCATACGTCAGCAAAACCCAGCAACAGAACGCTGCTCAGTACCTTGGCCTCGCCCCTGGATATGAACAGATGGCCGCTGCTACGGACAGAGACGCCCTTACGAATGTGCTTTCCCAGCAGTCAGCTGCTGCCAACGCCGTGGCTGCTGCGGCCGGTGGAGCCGGCAATGCTGGTAATAGAACTGTGTATCTGGGAAATGTTCATCCTGAGACCTCTACGGAGGAGATCTGTAATGTGGTTCGAGGAGGTCTGCTGCATCATATTCGGTACATTCCTGAGCGTCACATTTGTTTTGTGACTTTTGTGGACCCTACTGCAGCCGCTCAGTTCTTTGCTCTATCCAACCTCCAGGGATTGACTATTCACAACAAGCGACTAAAAATTGGCTGGGGAAAACACTCAGGTCCTCTTCCCACACCCATTGCCCTTGCTGTCACTGCTGGCGCGTCCAGAAATGTTTACATTGGAGATATCGACGACAATTGGCCGGAATCTAAACTGCGTGCTGACTTCTCTGAGTTCGGTGACATCGAGCAAATCAATTTTCTCAAAGAGAAGTCATGTGCCTTCGTCAATTTCACCAATTTGGCCAATGCCATTAAGGCCATCGAAGGTATCAAACAGAAGAGCGAGTACCAGCAGTTCAAGATAAATTTTGGCAAGGATCGATGCGGCAACCCTCCTCGAATGTAtccccagcaacagcagaatCAGGCACACCATCAGCAGGGCCACAAGCACCGACAAAGCCTGTCTCGGTCACGATCGGATCGAGGCTCTTCTGAAGAATATGAGtctcaaccccaacaaggCCCACAACTTAACCAGTCCCAGTCCCAGCAGCAACCTTCTCAGCATactcagcaacagcagcagcaacaaccacagcaacaCCTTGGGCAGCAGACCCAACATacacagcagcaggcgCAGCAggcacagcagcaggcaCAGCACAATCAGCACCACCAGCGACACCAGTCCCAACCTCAGCAGCACTACCAGTACGATTACCAGCATGTGCTTGACAACACTGGACTCTACCCCGTGCAGAACCCCTTCGGTATGAGCTTTCAGGTGCCGGCACCTCACACGCCCGGAAACCAAGCGTTGGCCCAGTATCTTGCGAAGGCCCAAATGGACCATTACGCAGCGTACAGTGGCACTCTAGTAGGTTTGAACGGATCTGGTGACTCCGGTGAGGATGATACGGTGTCGGATGATGGTAACGGGAGCCGACAGTACAACCACCAGCCCCCTCCTTTCCATTACactcctggagctggccGACATCATACGCGAAAGTTTGCGTCTATTTATGAGGAGAATTCTGTGAACCCTAGCACTACCTCTGTCCTAAGTGAGGAACCTGCAGGAGACGATCATAGCGTGACCGCAGATACGACCCCTCTGACCTCACGAGACAACCTCAAAGACCTCACACAGAGCCTTGCTGAAATTGACATTGACAATAACAAGGATACGAAAAACAAGGATGCCAAGCCCGTTTTGGGTCTTGCTATCACCAGTGGTTAG
- a CDS encoding uncharacterized protein (Compare to YALI0C15356g, uniprot|Q9UV06 Yarrowia lipolytica Peroxisome assembly protein Pex1p), giving the protein MAHSALVGYAPLRSGLVNIPTSLSSLIFNSGVSIQDVILSLSWQSKPSVSGTRTTQTAYVGWTGMTSKSDYSGKDKIELDPVFAKSIDLLPNTQVVIDIQLNPKIAHTIHLEPVTVADWEIVELHAAYLESRMINQVRAVSPNQPVTVYPSSTTSATLKVIRIEPDLGAAGFAKLSPDSEVVVAPKQRKKEEKQVKKRSGSARSTGSQKRKGGRGPHALRRAISEDFDGHLRLEVSLDVSQLPPEFHQLKNVSIKVITPPNLASPQQAASIAVEEKSEESLSQNKPPSSEPKVEVPPDIINPASEIVATLVNDTTSPTGHAKLSYALADALGIPSSVGHVIRFESASKPLSQKPGALVIHRFITKTVGAAEQKSLRLKGEKNADDGVSADDQFSLLEELKKLQMLEGPITNFQRLPPIPELLPLGGVIGLQNSEGWIQGGYLGEEPIPFVSGSEILRSESSLSPSNIESEDKRVVGLDNMLNKINEVLSRDSIGCLVYGSRGSGKSAVLNHIKKECKVSHTHTVSIACGLIAQDRVQAVREILTKAFLEASWFSPSVLFLDDIDALMPAEVEHADSSRTRQLTQLFLELALPIMKSRHVSVVASAQAKESLHMNLVTGHVFEELFHLKSPDKEARLAILSEAVKLMDQNVSFSQNDVLEIASQVDGYLPGDLWTLSERAQHEMALRQIEIGLENPSIQLADFMKALEDFVPSSLRGVKLQKSNVKWNDIGGLKETKAVLLETLEWPTKYAPIFASCPLRLRSGLLLYGYPGCGKTYLASAVAAQCGLNFISIKGPEILNKYIGASEQSVRELFERAQAAKPCILFFDEFDSIAPKRGHDSTGVTDRVVNQMLTQMDGAEGLDGVYVLAATSRPDLIDPALLRPGRLDKMLICDLPSYEDRLDILRAIVDGKMHLDGEVELEYVASRTDGFSGADLQAVMFNAYLEAIHEVVDVADDTAADTPALEDKRLEFFQTTLGDAKKDPAAVQNEVMNARAAVAEKARVTAKLEALFKGMSVGVDNDDDKPRKKAVVVIKPQHMNKSLDETSPSISKKELLKLKGIYSQFVSGRSGDMPPGTASTDVGGRATLA; this is encoded by the exons ATGGCACATTCAGCTCTAGTAGGGTACGCGCCTTTAAGGTCGGGGCTTGTTAACATTCCGACATCGCTTTCCTCGCTAATTTTCAACAGTGGAGTG TCAATTCAAGATGTCATTTTATCACTGTCATGGCAGTCTAAACCGTCGGTATCCGGAACCAGAACCACACAGACTGCCTATGTCGGATGGACTGGTATGACATCCAAGTCTGATTATTCTGGAAAAGACAAGATTGAACTCGACCCGGTTTTTGCCAAATCCATCGATCTACTGCCCAATACTCAGGTGGTCATTGACATTCAGCTGAATCCCAAGATCGCACACACCATTCACTTGGAACCTGTCACCGTGGCTGACTGGGAAATTGTCGAACTACATGCTGCATACCTTGAGTCTCGGATGATTAATCAGGTTCGAGCTGTATCCCCCAACCAGCCAGTCACGGTATACCCGTCCTCCACCACGTCTGCTACGCTGAAGGTTATTCGAATCGAGCCAGATTtaggagcagcaggatTCGCCAAGCTATCGCCAGACTCTGAAGTTGTGGTAGCTCCCAAGCagcgaaagaaggaggagaaacaAGTGAAGAAACGGTCCGGAAGTGCGAGATCTACTGGATCTCAGAAGAGAAAAGGTGGCCGAGGCCCCCACGCTCTGAGGCGAGCTATTAGTGAAGACTTCGATGGCCATCTACGTTTGGAGGTGTCCCTGGATGTCTCCCAGCTGCCCCCTGAGTTTCACCAGCTGAAAAATGTTTCCATCAAGGTCATTACACCGCCCAATTTAGCGTCCCCTCAGCAAGCAGCCTCTATCGCAGTAGAGGAAAAGTCAGAGGAGAGTTTGTCTCAAAACAAGCCACCCTCTTCTGAGCCTAAGGTTGAGGTTCCTCCGGATATCATCAATCCTGCTTCCGAGATCGTTGCGACTCTCGTTAACGATACTACTTCTCCCACTGGTCATGCTAAGCTAAGTTATGCACTTGCCGACGCACTGGGGATCCCTAGCTCTGTGGGCCACGTAATTAGATTTGAATCTGCATCTAAGCCTCTTTCTCAAAAGCCTGGAGCGCTGGTGATTCATCGTTTCATCACTAAGACAGTGGGGGCTGCAGAGCAAAAATCACTCCGATTGAAGGGAGAGAAGAACGCCGACGATGGTGTTTCAGCCGACGACCAGTTCTCTTTGCTGGAAGAGCTCAAAAAGCTGCAGATGCTTGAAGGGCCTATTACGAATTTTCAGCGCCTACCTCCTATTCCCGAGCTGCTTCCTTTGGGTGGTGTCATCGGTTTGCAAAACTCAGAGGGCTGGATCCAAGGAGGCTACCTCGGCGAGGAGCCCATACCGTTTGTTTCTGGTTCTGAAATTCTAAGATCAGAATCGTCCCTGTCCCCTTCAAATATCGAATCTGAGGACAAGCGTGTTGTTGGCTTGGACAATATGCTGAACAAAATTAACGAGGTTCTGTCTCGTGACTCTATTGGGTGCCTGGTTTACGGATCCAGGGGCTCTGGTAAAAGTGCTGTTCTGAACcacatcaagaaggaatGTAAAGTGTCACACACTCACACGGTCTCCATTGCCTGCGGTCTCATTGCCCAAGACAGGGTCCAGGCTGTGAGAGAGATTCTCACCAAGGCATTTCTTGAGGCATCCTGGTTTTCCCCCTCagtcttgttcttggatGATATTGATGCATTGATGCCTGCCGAAGTCGAACACGCTGATTCTTCGCGAACAAGACAGTTGACGCAGCTATTTTTGGAGTTGGCATTGCCCATCATGAAGTCTCGCCATGTTTCCGTTGTGGCTTCTGCACAGGCCAAAGAGTCCCTTCATATGAATCTTGTGACTGGCCATGTGTTTGAAGAGCTTTTCCATCTCAAATCTCCCGATAAGGAGGCTCGTCTGGCCATCTTGTCAGAGGCGGTTAAGCTGATGGACCAGAATGTTTCCTTTTCACAGAATGATGTTCTCGAAATTGCTTCTCAGGTCGATGGATACCTGCCTGGGGACTTGTGGACTCTGAGTGAGCGAGCCCAGCATGAAATGGCTCTCAGACAGATTGAAATTGGACTTGAAAACCCTTCAATCCAACTCGCGGACTTCATGAAAGCACTAGAGGACTTCGTGCCATCATCTCTGCGAGGGGTTAAGCTACAAAAATCCAACGTCAAATGGAATGACATCGGTGGTCTGAAAGAAACCAAGGCAGTTCTTTTGGAAACCCTCGAATGGCCCACCAAGTATGCTCCTATTTTTGCATCTTGTCCCCTTCGTCTGCGTTCtggtctccttctctaCGGTTACCCTGGTTGTGGCAAAACCTACTTGGCCTCAGCAGTTGCTGCGCAATGTGGTCTCAACTTCATTTCTATTAAGGGTCCTGAGATTCtgaacaagtacattggTGCATCCGAACAAAGTGTTCGAGAGCTCTTTGAGCGAGCTCAGGCTGCAAAACCTTGCATCTTGTTCTTTGATGAGTTTGACTCCATTGCTCCCAAGCGAGGACACGATTCCACTGGTGTTACTGACCGAGTGGTTAATCAGATGCTTACGCAGATGGATGGTGCTGAGGGACTCGATGGTGTTTATGTTCTGGCTGCCACTTCGCGACCCGACCTCATCGACCCCGCACTGTTACGTCCTGGTCGACTGGATAAAATGCTTATCTGTGACCTGCCCTCTTATGAAGACCGGCTGGATATCCTGCGAGCAATTGTGGATGGAAAAATGCACCTGGATGGGGAAGTGGAATTGGAATACGTGGCGTCAAGGACCGACGGCTTTTCTGGGGCTGATCTGCAGGCTGTGATGTTCAATGCTTATCTTGAGGCTATTCATGAAGTTGTGGATGTTGCTGATGACACAGCAGCTGATACCCCTGCGCTCGAAGACAAGCGTCTTGAATTTTTCCAGACGACCCTTGGAGATGCCAAGAAAGATCCTGCAGCTGTCCAAAATGAGGTAATGAATGCTCGAGCTGCAGTAGCCGAGAAGGCTCGTGTCACAGCTAAGTTGGAAGCCTTGTTTAAGGGCATGTCTGTGGGTGTCGATAACGATGATGATAAGCCCCGGAAGAAGGCAGTCGTTGTAATCAAACCTCAACACATGAATAAGTCTTTGGATGAGACTTCTCCTTCCATCAGTAAGAAGGAGCTCCTGAAGCTGAAGGGCATCTATAGCCAGTTTGTCAGTGGTCGAAGTGGCGATATGCCGCCTGGCACTGCCTCCACAGATGTTGGTGGACGGGCTACCTTGGCATGA
- a CDS encoding uncharacterized protein (Compare to YALI0C15345g, gnl|GLV|YALI0C15345g [Yarrowia lipolytica] weakly similar to uniprot|P17261 Saccharomyces cerevisiae YCR075c Transmembrane protein ERS1 (ERD suppressor), similar to Saccharomyces cerevisiae ERS1 (YCR075C); ancestral locus Anc_6.346), which produces MQFLVIVSSVLGWTYFALWSFSFYPPILLNIKLKSVEGISLDFLYLNTLGYICYTISTVLLYYNHTIREQYAARHSDPSGVKHYPLVRLNDVWFGIHGCFLTLLTLSQVYFWGFSRSPLQRLSKWGLSLLIFGIGISLGTALLVYLFGNSDPSIGLQWLDVTYVTGSVKVLMSTSKYFPQLLWNFRRKSTKGWSIVSILCDFGGGILSLAQLILDGYINHDYEGIFKNVPKLLLSLITLIFDIMFMLQHYVWYNDSNFQVSPGGIESQNHHYHNQHHRHHHHHHHHREHSNHHRPSSQRLGYGSVSEDSEEEPSRLMLA; this is translated from the exons ATGCAATTTCTGGTCATAGTGTCATCCGTTCTTGGGTGGACGTATTTTGCACTATggagcttctccttctaTCCTCCGATCTTGCTGAACATCAAATTGAAGTCTGTGGAAGGTATCTCACTCGATTTTCTCTACCTCAACACACTTGGGTACATTTGCTACACGATATCAACAGTGCTCCTCTATTACAATCACACAATTCGGGAGCAATATGCTGCACGTCATTCTGATCCTTCGGGTGTTAAACATTACCCACTCGTCCGTCTCAACGACGTGTGGTTTGGCATTCACGGTTGCTTCCTCACCCTCCTGACACTCAGTCAAGTGTACTTTTGGGGCTTTAGTCGATCACCACTACAGCGGTTGTCCAAATGGGGCCTATCATTGCTAATCTTCGGTATCGGAATATCACTCGGAACGGCGCTTCTTGTGTATCTGTTCGGCAATTCGGACCCCAGCATTGGACTACAATGGTTGGATGTTACATATGTCACAGGATCCGTCAAGGTTCTCATGAGCACCAGTAAATACTTCCCGCAACTTCTATGGAACTTCCGACGTAAGTCCACGAAGGGATGGTCAATTGTTTCCATTTTGTGTGATTTCGGAGGAGGCATTTTATCGTTGGCACAGCTAATCTTGGATGGTTATATCAATCACGATTATGAGGGTATCTTCAAGAATGTGCCAAAGCTTCTATTATCATTG atcACGTTAATTTTCGACATCATGTTCATGCTACAGCATTACGTCTGGTACAACGACAGTAATTTCCAAGTAAGTCCAGGAGGCATAGAAAGCCAAAACCACCACTACCACAATCAgcatcatcgtcatcatcatcatcatcatcatcatcgcGAGCACAGCAATCACCACCGCCCATCCTCGCAGAGATTGGGCTACGGTTCTGTGAGCGAAGACAGCGAAGAAGAGCCCAGCCGACTGATGCTGGCCTGA
- a CDS encoding uncharacterized protein (Compare to YALI0C15378g, some similarities with uniprot|Q9P5Y7 Neurospora crassa Related to mitotic apparatus protein p62), producing the protein MVYAAHSPTTVYRIVFRVVIYNTSTILGLHLIITVHGMFTFTIPSESISYGYAVFQSKGDLTQLNIEVTGSEGEHVFSVRINKGLLKQHKYRRNKESDEDWEKVVRWVFTGEAGEGFEAESVITQCSYDSMDKSLSVSIRRRKSDGIVARLGDIELKETSTGDPDLMTWVRSIDESRTNVQKTLRETRIQTNMYKGRCVELEKQLQSLIAEKRRYEKELVNKFSALLNTKKRKMRQFEGEFSDGFGDYVKKEEFVIPELAEKVEHLPPFKPNSPAMMVKEEETISEGLLNPDPKEPIELDSDATVESD; encoded by the coding sequence ATGGTATATGCGGCTCACTCTCCGACTACTGTATATAGGATCGTATTTCGTGTTGTAATCTACAATACGAGTACTATACTGGGTTTGCATCTCATCATCACAGTACACGGTATGTTCACATTCACAATTCCATCGGAATCTATCAGCTACGGATATGCAGTGTTCCAGTCTAAAGGCGATCTTACACAGCTCAACATCGAGGTTACTGGGTCCGAAGGCGAACATGTGTTCTCAGTGCGAATCAACAAGGGTCTCTTGAAACAGCATAAGTATCGACGAAACAAGGAATCTGACGAGGATTGGGAAAAGGTAGTGCGGTGGGTTTTTACGGGCGAAGCCGGAGAGGGATTTGAAGCAGAAAGCGTGATTACTCAATGCTCATACGATAGCATGGACAAATCTTTGAGTGTATCAATCCGAAGGAGAAAAAGCGACGGCATTGTCGCCCGACTGGGTGATATCGAATTGAAGGAGACGTCAACAGGTGATCCGGATCTCATGACATGGGTACGTAGTATCGACGAAAGTAGAACGAACGTTCAGAAGACTCTACGGGAAACGCGTATCCAGACAAACATGTATAAGGGGCGATGcgtggagttggagaagcaATTGCAGAGCCTCATagcagagaagaggagatATGAGAAGGAACTGGTGAACAAGTTTTCGGCTCTCTTGAATAcaaagaagagaaagatGCGTCAGTTCGAAGGGGAGTTTAGCGATGGATTCGGCGACTAcgtgaagaaggaggaatTCGTCATTCCTGAGTTAGCTGAAAAGGTCGAGCATCTCCCGCCTTTCAAACCCAACTCACCTGCAATGATGgtgaaggaggaagagacgATCTCGGAAGGCCTTCTTAACCCTGACCCAAAGGAGCCCATCGAACTGGATTCCGATGCCACAGTCGAGAGTGATTAA
- a CDS encoding uncharacterized protein (Compare to YALI0C15334g, weakly similar to uniprot|P33891 Saccharomyces cerevisiae YGL145w TIP20 required for ER to Golgi transport, similar to Saccharomyces cerevisiae TIP20 (YGL145W); ancestral locus Anc_2.329): MSGHIGKISGKLFLDGQFATLADLESLDQLESELLEKEERLNIDITEAHNEASSLLVQHAQAVHDSVEEGDKKSIIAALEDLSKHELVDTNKDVQTAIKKAENLASSEHHIGNLLSLQQNYNTSTETDSSARIKSAIQEYLELNRRDVPTAVEALHKQWRKKLQRSAHTELQRLSQEAEEELVNCQYPSKEFQPSERLLSTLEEMIFLDSSLRTQSTADPQGVPLQAFLVLTAPYDIRLRFHFEGNKDTNQPDKPEWFYSYFLDIVEEQENFLQEHMQPLLGDSDKVALNEFICALIPSAIRKASVLFDALRDTSTELSHLLYETVVFETALKERYFYSPNRGNWVGISGSILTPSRFDIWLNVERNFAVSRFHAIIQLPDAWEIDFDGVERGATKPTKSALMVKDLLEGVTDHYRSLASVTYRLKFLIGIQTTILDLYHEQLHEQNLLLESNISLLSRALVGAADKQKTGGSEGIWRVCRIFGSAKFMIETLQVWGEDVFFLELWRDITSLNNSSRKEGGIDNDAMQTSATLPTDESDEGTLFDDTIKGYTSLQDRVYQTAKAFLEKRMQDGMKEYFKLNDWSKNVDYPDPENVPPSSQLSLPIQTMDKYLGIMRKCLSAEDMYQILKDFSKVLSEYFSRQVIMVNTFSAAGGQQLISDVREMWTRLGLPQDQEYHRIYESAGLLSSRDFKPSHLDGATVKSVVRRRA; the protein is encoded by the coding sequence ATGAGCGGTCATATTGGGAAGATATCTGGGAAGTTGTTTCTTGATGGGCAATTTGCTACGTTGGCCGATCTAGAGTCTTTGGACCAGCTTGAATccgagcttctggagaaggaggagcggTTGAACATTGACATCACTGAAGCACACAATGAAGCCTCCAGTTTGCTTGTACAACATGCACAGGCAGTCCACGACTCGGTTGAAGAGGGTGACAAGAAATCAATCATTGCGGCACTGGAAGACCTCAGCAAGCATGAGCTGGtcgacaccaacaaggaTGTACAGACTGCAATCAAGAAAGCCGAGAACCTGGCATCCTCTGAACACCACATCGGCAACCTCCTGTCTTTGCAACAAAACTACAACACTTCAACGGAAACCGATTCAAGTGCCAGGATCAAAAGCGCAATTCAAGAATATCTGGAATTGAACCGCAGAGATGTTCCTACTGCGGTGGAAGCTTTACATAAGCAATGGAGGAAAAAGCTTCAGAGGTCCGCGCACACTGAGCTTCAAAGACTTTCGCAGgaggcagaagaggagCTGGTGAACTGCCAGTACCCTTCAAAGGAGTTTCAGCCATCAGAACGGCTGCTATCGACTCTAGAAGAAATGATATTCCTTGACAGCTCTCTTAGAACCCAGTCGACAGCTGACCCCCAAGGGGTGCCGCTGCAGGCTTTCTTGGTTTTGACTGCGCCTTATGATATCAGATTACGGTTCCATTTCGAAGGAAACAAAGATACGAACCAACCTGACAAGCCTGAATGGTTTTATTCTTACTTTCTAGACATTGTTGAGGAGCAGGAAAACTTCTTGCAGGAACACATGCAACCTCTGTTGGGTGACAGCGACAAAGTAGCTCTCAATGAGTTCATCTGTGCATTGATTCCATCGGCAATCCGCAAAGCCTCGGTGTTGTTCGATGCTCTCCGTGATACATCTACAGAGCTATCCCATCTCCTCTACGAAACAGTAGTGTTTGAGACCGCTCTTAAAGAGCGTTATTTCTACAGCCCCAACAGAGGAAACTGGGTGGGAATTTCAGGGTCTATTCTCACGCCTTCGAGGTTTGATATTTGGCTCAATGTTGAACGAAATTTTGCGGTTTCGCGGTTTCACGCTATTATTCAGCTTCCCGACGCTTGGGAAATTGACTTTGATGGCGTGGAAAGAGGTGCGACCAAACCAACGAAGAGTGCGCTAATGGTCAAAGATCTGCTGGAGGGTGTCACTGACCACTACAGAAGTCTGGCTAGTGTCACATACAGACTCAAGTTCTTGATAGGTATTCAGACGACAATTTTGGATCTTTATCACGAGCAACTGCATGAACAAAATCTGCTTCTGGAATCGAACATATCTCTATTGTCGAGGGCTCTTGTGGGAGCCGCTGATAAACAGAAAACGGGGGGATCAGAGGGTATCTGGAGGGTGTGCAGAATTTTTGGAAGTGCGAAGTTCATGATAGAGACCCTCCAAGTTTGGGGTGAGGACGTCTTTTTTCTGGAACTTTGGCGCGATATAACCTCTCTCAACAACTCCTCGCGAAAAGAAGGTGGTATCGACAATGATGCCATGCAGACCTCCGCTACGCTACCCACGGATGAAAGCGACGAGGGAACCCTGTTCGATGACACCATCAAAGGATATACGTCTTTACAGGACCGTGTGTACCAGACTGCAAAGGCATTTTTGGAGAAGCGAATGCAGGATGGAATGAAGGAATACTTCAAGCTGAACGACTGGTCCAAGAACGTTGATTATCCTGACCCCGAAAATGTGCCGCCCAGCTCCCAGCTGTCTCTTCCTATTCAGACGATGGACAAATATCTTGGAATTATGAGGAAGTGTCTATCTGCAGAAGACATGTATCAGATCCTCAAGGACTTCTCAAAGGTTTTGTCTGAGTATTTCTCTCGACAAGTTATCATGGTGAATACATTTTCTGCAGCTGGTGGCCAACAACTCATAAGTGATGTCCGAGAAATGTGGACTCGCCTGGGGTTGCCGCAAGACCAGGAGTATCATAGAATCTATGAGAGTGCTGGACTGCTTTCTAGTAGGGATTTCAAGCCATCACACCTTGATGGTGCCACAGTGAAATCAGTCGTCAGGCGAAGGGCATGA